In Monomorium pharaonis isolate MP-MQ-018 chromosome 3, ASM1337386v2, whole genome shotgun sequence, a genomic segment contains:
- the LOC118644638 gene encoding uncharacterized protein LOC118644638, whose product MANLSAQRRGPYCFKIQGQIYYQINTALYPAPNEMPSYGQLFIVDNNEATDYRLQQNSNLDEEILYAIDNVMRINNIFAQSYQMMHEEIQNQQQIENQTVHELQLGFLSKTGIERGRYNVQRVNEVAAIFTTTADGEIPETYVTIRNKNNKILRQVSTMDPNVEPWIYPLYYPYGNQGWHNDLRHKNSNKRVSRAAYVKYQMAIRDNFNIFIMGRRLFQQWVVDNYVKIEKDRINYCKQNQKQLRVETYQGLIDYLESAANNAGTRVGKMIILPSTFVGSPRNMMQHYQDAMAIVRKYGKPDIFITMTCNPNWREIRENLLSNQQPADRPDICARVFNIKKDYLVDVIVRQQFFGEVMAYVYSFHPETTMDEDGYPQYRRRNDGMLYERPGRYVVDNRYVVPYCPMLLLLFNSHINIEIVSSHDAASVVIGENLDNNVITHDEIRDFIEARYVGPVEACWRILSKPLQEKSHAIVRLPVHLLNEHRATSFQELKTVNNEIYPTFTAACLALGLIEDDEEWYRAMNEAKAWMMPKRFRRLFVRILIHCQPVHPKKLWDEFKIDMSEDYIRRYGSKEGIKKAYNHIVNLLRIEGWDICNFSEMEQIVENFENDNREEINREMLIAIIDGKNNSNTCFYIDGPGGSGKTFIYTTLYYLLKHRKKTVYTMAFTGIAATLLPNGKMVHKVFGLPVPLFADSTSNIKNQSKDADYLKCVDVFILDEAPMAPRYVLEIMDRTLQNLRVLSQEKEFAQFLLDLGNGSLNDQLDNVQIPEKCIVDDNADMVKDMYRDIITCRQYRSLANYVILSGRNVDVIDINERVVNLLDESTERLYTSVDTVETTNDNEKILVSVKDCVMVLD is encoded by the exons ATGGCTAATCTTAGTGCACAAAGACGTGGAccatattgttttaaaattcaagggcaaatttattatcaaattaatactgCTTTATATCCTGCACCAAACGAAATGCCAAGTTATGgacaactttttattgtagATAATAATGAAGCAACAGACTATCGTTTACAACAAAATTCAAATCTTgatgaagaaattttatatgcaatagATAATGTAATGCGTATAAATAACATCTTTGCACAATCTTATCAAATGATGCATGAAGAAATTCAAAATCAGCAGCAAATTGAAAATCAAACTGTACATGAACTACAATTAGgatttttatctaaaacagGTATTGAGCGTGGTCGATATAATGTGCAAAGGGTAAATGAAGTTGCAGCCATTTTTACAACTACAGCAGATGGAGAAATACCCGAAACATATGTCACTATTCGTAAtaagaacaataaaatattacgacAAGTTAGCACTATGGATCCAAATGTAGAACCATGGATTTATCCATTATATTATCCCTATGGTAATCAAGGTTGGCATAATGATTTACGACATAAAAACAGTAATAAAAGAGTAAGTAGAGCTGCGTATGTAAAGTATCAAATGGCTATacgtgataattttaatatttttattatgggAAGACGATTATTTCAACAATGGGTTGtagataattatgttaaaatagaaaaagatagaataaaCTACTGTAAACAAAATCAGAAACAGTTAAGAGTTGAAACGTATCAAGGATTGATCGATTATTTAGAAAGTGCTGCTAATAATGCTGGTACTCGGGTTggaaaaatgattattcttCCATCAACATTTGTTGGTTCACCTCGTAATATGATGCAACATTATCAAGATGCAATGGCTATAGTTCGAAAATATGGAAaaccagatatttttattacgatGACATGTAATCCAAATTGGCGTGAAATACgagaaaatttactttcaaaTCAGCAACCTGCAGATAGACCAGATATATGTGCTCGTGTATTTAACATAAAGAAAGATTATTTAGTTGACGTTATAGTTAGACAACAATTTTTTGGAGAAGTTATGGcatatgtttat TCATTTCATCCTGAAACAACTATGGATGAAGACGGATATCCACAATATCGTCGAAGAAATGATGGAATGTTGTACGAAAGACCTGGAAGATACGTTGTTGATAACCGTTATGTTGTCCCGTATTGTCCAAtgcttttacttttatttaacagtCATATCAACATCGAAATAGTATCGA gtCACGATGCTGCATCTGTAGTTATTGGTGAAAACTtagataataatgtaataactcATGATGAAATTCGAGATTTTATTGAAGCTCGTTATGTTGGACCTGTAGAAGCATGCTGGCGTATTTTAAGTAAACctttacaagaaaaaagtcATGCTATTGTACGTTTACCggtacatttattaaatgagCATA GAGCAACAAGttttcaagaattaaaaactgttaacaatgaaatatatCCAACCTTTACTGCTGCATGTTTAGCATTAGGACTTATAGAAGATGATGAAGAATGGTACCGTGCAATGAATGAAGCAAAAGCTTGGATGATGCCTAAACGTTTTCGTAGATTATTTGTacgaattttaattcattgtcAACCAGTTCACCCTAAAAAACTTTGGgatgaatttaaaatagacaTGTCAGAAGATTATATAAGACGATATGGATCTAAAGAGGGAATTAAGAAAGCTTATAAtcatattgttaatttattacgtATTGAAGGTTGggatatttgtaatttttctgaaatggAACAAAtagttgaaaattttgaaaatgataATCGAGAAGAGATTAATAGAGAAATGTTAATAG caataatAGATGGCAAGAACAATTCCAATACCTGTTTTTATATTGATGGTCCAGGTGGTTCtggaaaaacttttatttatacaactcTATACTATTTACTTAAACATAGAAAAAAGACTGTATATACTATGGCTTTCACTGGTATTGCAGCAACATTACTTCCAAACGGAAAAATGGTACATAAAGTATTCGGATTACCTGTACCTCTTTTTGCTGATTCTAcatcaaacattaaaaatcaatCTAAAGATGCTGACTATTTAAAGTGTGTAGacgtgtttattttagatgaaGCACCTATGGCTCCGCGTTATGTACTAGAAATAATGGATCGAACGTTAC AAAATCTAAGAGTTTTGTCACAAGAAAAGGAATTCgcacaatttttattagatttggGTAATGGTTCTTTAAATGATCAATTAGATAATGTACAAATTCCAGAAAAATGTATAGTAGATGATAACGCAGATATGGTAAAAGATATGTATAGAGATATCATAACATGTAGGCAATATAGATCTCTTgcaaattatgttatattatctGGAAGAAATGTCgatgttattgatataaatgaaAGAGTGGTAAATTTGTTAGATGAATCAACAGAGAGACTTTATACAAGTGTAGATACTGTTGAAACTACTAATGATAATGAAA aAATCTTAGTATCAGTGAAGGATTGTGTAATGGTACTAGATTAA